In the Topomyia yanbarensis strain Yona2022 chromosome 3, ASM3024719v1, whole genome shotgun sequence genome, one interval contains:
- the LOC131690304 gene encoding translocating chain-associated membrane protein 1 — protein MAIKPGMGRKSSNKNPPFLSHEFVIQNHADIVSCFAMIFVVGLMLQATNSLASIFIALHHNVTGVDPSHENPQGEPYFYTSGWKDGCAVFFYTLICIIMHAILQEYVLDKISKKLHLSKFKLSRFNESGQLVVFYGMSFLWGFDVIVREQYIGNVAKLWEGFPDHPMVFLHKLFFIIQMAYYWHMLPELYFQKVKKDEQKAKVQHALGGFFLIATAYFLGFHRIALVLLTLHYFCEFISHTFQLINIFDKDEKFVRLRLVHNVIFILTRFATMVLTFLTLFYGINDVSQTKRSFMLATIFGLQGYLIFDFISNVLRSKRERSVEHSERQAKAAATKSEKSKKERKKESDLPEADQNSIQSVPAPAVSGKAAKKTKVK, from the exons ATGGCAATCAAACCAGGAATGGGACGAAAATCGTCCAACAAAAATCCGCCCTTCCTGAGCCACGAATTTGTGATCCAGAACCATGCCGATATCGTTTCTTGCTTTGCGATGATCTTTGTCGTCGGATTGATGCTGCAG gcCACAAATTCCCTTGCAAGTATTTTTATTGCTTTGCATCACAATGTTACCGGTGTCGATCCGAGCCATGAAAACCCACAGGGAGAGCCATACTTCTACACGTCCGGCTGGAAGGATGGTTGTGCGGTGTTTTTCTACACCCTTATCTGTATCATCATGCATGCTATACTGCAGGAATACGTTCTGGAC aaaatttccaaaaaactcCACCTATCCAAGTTCAAGCTGTCCCGTTTTAATGAATCCGGCCAATTGGTGGTGTTTTACGGCATGTCCTTCCTGTGGGGCTTCGACGTAATCGTCCGGGAGCAGTATATCGGTAACGTGGCTAAACTGTGGGAAGGTTTTCCGGATCACCCGATGGTATTCCTGCACAAGTTATTCTTCATTATCCAGATGGCGTACTACTGGCACATGCTACCAGAGCTGTACTTCCAAAAGGTGAAAAAGGATGAACAGAAGGCAAAGGTTCAGCATGCTCTTGGTGGGTTCTTCCTTATTGCGACCGCCTACTTCCTGGG attccaTCGCATTGCGCTAGTGCTGCTGACATTACACTACTTCTGCGAATTTATCTCGCACACATTCCAGCTGATCAATATCTTCGATAAGGACGAGAAATTCGTCAGAT TGCGTCTGGTTCACAACGTGATCTTCATTCTGACCCGCTTTGCCACGATGGTGCTAACCTTCCTGACGCTGTTCTACGGGATCAACGACGTATCGCAAACGAAACGCAGCTTCATGCTGGCCACGATTTTTGGTCTGCAGGGCTATCTGATCTTTGATTTTATCTCGAACGTGCTAAGATCGAAGCGGGAACGTTCGGTCGAACATTCGGAACGTCAGGCGAAGGCAGCGGCTACCAAGAGCGAAAAGTCCAAGAAGGAGCGTAAGAAGGAAAGCGACCTACCCGAAGCTGACCAGAATTCAATTCAGTCGGTACCGGCACCGGCTGTCAGTGGAAAGGCCGCCAAGAAGACCAAGGTCAAATAA